CTCTGCGCTCACATCCCATTATTAAATCTAAGTTTCTTAATCCTATATCAAAATCTATCACAACTGTTTTTTTCCCTTTTTGTGCTAAACCAGTTGCAATAGCAGCACTTGAAGTGGTTTTACCTACACCTCCTTTCCCTGAAGTAACTACAATAATCCGTGTCATATAAAATTTCCTAAAAAAACAGAATTAACTGAGAGAATTAATAGTTAAAAATTTATTTTTTAAGTAAATTTGAGCTGATTTACCAATAAAATGTGATGGTATTTGATCTGATAACCAATATTGACCTGATACTGATATTAATTCAGCAAATAATGTGGTACAAAATATTTTACTTGTGATATCTCCATTAGCACCAGCAAGTACTCTACCTCGGACTGAACCATAAACATGAATATTTCCATCTGCAACTAATTCTGCTCCAGCACTTACATTATTTATTACTACTAAATCAGAATATTTAGCATAGATTTTTTGTCCTGAACGAACAGGTGTATTTATAATATGAGTTTTTTCTATTTTTTTAACTCGTAATCTTTGTTCATTTTTTGTTTTTTTTAAAGTAGAAGTATGATAAAAAGAACGTAAATCTTTATTTGTATTAGTTGTGTTACTTTCTAACAAAACAGGTAAGCCTGATTCAACAATAATTTTTTTAAAATAATTATCTTTACATCCACTGACACCTACAATATAAAAACCGTATTCAATAATAATTTCTTGTATTTTTTTCCAATTTACTTGATTTAGCAAATTTGATACATTCACAATAACAGGAACGTTTTTAAAGAATTGAGGATATTCTTGAATTTTTTTGTATAGTGATTTACTTATTAAGTCTACATTGTTAGTATTTAAATATAGTACTAAAAATGTAAAATTGCTACCTTTAAGTTCAATAGGCATTTTTTGCATATATATTGCTCAATAATGTTTAATTATATGCACATGAAATATAAATTATGTTTTTAGAAAAAGTTGAAAACTTAATGAAGTTTAATTAAATTATAATATAAATATTATATGATAACAATTTCTATTTTTTATTAAAATTATTAAAAATCAAAAAAACCTTAAATAAAATTCAATTGGTTTATAATTTTAAAAAACTCTATAGTTTAGATTTATCAAAATTTTACAAATTAAAAGGAAAAAAAATATTGATATTCTCTAAAAATAGTCAACTTATATTACGCCATCAAAAAATTTTTAAAAATAAAATAGTTTTTTTTTCAGGTAATATAGAAGATGAATTGCCTATAAATTTATTAACTATAAAAACTAAAATACATCTTCAAAAAAGCCAAAATTTTTTAAAAATAAACAATAATAAAAACATTACTTTTTATCGTAAATTATTAGTATCACAAGATACTGTTCAAGACTGTAATATATTAATTTATTATTGGCCTAAAAATAAATCTGAAGCAAGGTTTCAATTGTTTAATATACTATCTTTTTTACCTATTAAAAGCGAAATTTTTATTGTAGGAAGCAATTCAAGTGGAGTAAAAAGTGCAAAGTTAATATTAGAAGAATCGATAAAATTAAAAAAAATAGATAATGCAAATCATTCTATTTTAATGTCGGGTATTCTTATTAATAAAACAAAATTTAAATTAGAAAAATTTTTTAAAATACACATTTGGAAAAATTTAATTATAAAATCCCTACCCGGCGTTTTCGGCCATAAAAAAATAGACGAAGGCAGCAAATTTATTGCATCTACGTTTTCGGAAAAAATTAATGGAAAAATATTAGATGTAGGATGTGGATCAGGTTTTTTATCAGTATCTATATTAAGAAAATCACCTAAATGTGTTGTAACAATGATAGATAGAAAGTTATCTGCATTAGAATCGAGCAAAGCGACTCTTGATGCAAATTTTTTTAAGGGAGAAGTTTTATCAAGTAATATTTATTCAAATATTTTTAAAAAATTTAATATGATTGTTTCTAATCCACCATTGCACGATGATTTAAAAATAAATTTTGATATAACAAAAAAGATAATATTTAACTCTAAAAAGCATTTAAAAAAAAACGGAGAATTAAGATTTGTTACTA
This genomic interval from Buchnera aphidicola str. Sg (Schizaphis graminum) contains the following:
- the rsmC gene encoding 16S rRNA (guanine(1207)-N(2))-methyltransferase RsmC encodes the protein MIFSKNSQLILRHQKIFKNKIVFFSGNIEDELPINLLTIKTKIHLQKSQNFLKINNNKNITFYRKLLVSQDTVQDCNILIYYWPKNKSEARFQLFNILSFLPIKSEIFIVGSNSSGVKSAKLILEESIKLKKIDNANHSILMSGILINKTKFKLEKFFKIHIWKNLIIKSLPGVFGHKKIDEGSKFIASTFSEKINGKILDVGCGSGFLSVSILRKSPKCVVTMIDRKLSALESSKATLDANFFKGEVLSSNIYSNIFKKFNMIVSNPPLHDDLKINFDITKKIIFNSKKHLKKNGELRFVTNHCFSYDFYLKKVFSEFHIMKKDNKYKVYQAFLK
- the minC gene encoding septum site-determining protein MinC, with amino-acid sequence MQKMPIELKGSNFTFLVLYLNTNNVDLISKSLYKKIQEYPQFFKNVPVIVNVSNLLNQVNWKKIQEIIIEYGFYIVGVSGCKDNYFKKIIVESGLPVLLESNTTNTNKDLRSFYHTSTLKKTKNEQRLRVKKIEKTHIINTPVRSGQKIYAKYSDLVVINNVSAGAELVADGNIHVYGSVRGRVLAGANGDITSKIFCTTLFAELISVSGQYWLSDQIPSHFIGKSAQIYLKNKFLTINSLS